One window from the genome of Pempheris klunzingeri isolate RE-2024b chromosome 7, fPemKlu1.hap1, whole genome shotgun sequence encodes:
- the fam189a2 gene encoding endosomal transmembrane epsin interactor 1, translated as MSLPVVLPGSCCPVSGALQLAEPSHRNRPRGLSASSRIAGGGSRLLLPGRPLLSLGLLQLLLGGSMVALSFGALSLSNSPPIRNSCPFWAGSSVILSGIVGLTTWRRPMLLLVNVFVLLSVVCVLLNLAGFILCCQGAQLVSSMTSCQLSEAGDVCYCCSLSLSSKCPEEKQLELHPAPSCSTMRILLKKVLFALCALNALTTAVCLMAAALRYLQIFTTRTPCMDETRATVEVREEPAQIPDPDEFVAPAPPPSYFSTFYSYTPRLARRMLGDSVIPLPHIYGARIKGVEVFCPLDPPPPYEAVATSSTNTVTQETEITLTELTMTPTTSPPGASVQVLEMSPQIVSASPGDPQLAKPPPPPQPQSRPQPQPQPQPQPPPQQQQQQQQQQQQQQQQQQQPPPALIPWRKTRFQRSNSDPVLDLAKVQSSGDGPLGPSPQTTDSSTQTSQPTLAAHTQGQVTLRRSNNESRTSRRPRPSSMVDHQSYQHTQQLVRKILEQPAALGLAPEVQELVDSIRNVLQSDQEHMEEAVRCASYIEQVFTDSEIGSSQPKPPQQQQQAGGSSSQTFPRPPRRRPGVLHLQSCGDLSSFTCAALESLEQRGNSRKVGSRVGSRAGSRAGSRTGSRLDHPERPHSLIGVFRETVL; from the exons ATGTCGCTCCCCGTGGTGCTGCCGGGGTCTTGCTGTCCGGTTAGCGGGGCTTTGCAGCTCGCAGAGCCGTCTCACCGAAACCGACCCCGCGGCTTGTCCGCCTCCTCCCGGATCGCCGGCGGCGGCTCCCGGCTGCTGCTGCCCGGGCGGCCGCTGCTCTCGCTGGgcttgctgcagctgctgctcggCGGCTCGATGGTGGCACTGTCCTTCGGAGCTCTGTCCCTCAGCAACTCACCGCCCATCCGAAACTCGTGTCCCTTCTGGGCAGGCTCGTCG GTCATTCTGTCAGGCATCGTAGGCCTCACAACATGGAGACGGCCCATGCTGCTACTG GTCAATGTGTTTGTTctgctgtctgtggtgtgtgtgctcctTAATCTGGCTGGATTCATCCTGTGCTGCCAGGGAGCCCAGCTGGTTTCCAGTATGACCAGCTGCCAACTG agTGAGGCTGGAGATGTGTGTTActgctgctccctctccctcagctCCAAATGTCCTGAGGAGAAGCAGCTGGAGCTCCACCCTGCCCCCTCCTGTAGCACCATGAGGATTCTGCTCAAG AAAGTGTTGTTTGCACTGTGTGCTCTGAATGCTCTGACCACAGCTGTGTGCCTTATGGCAGCTGCCCTGAGATACCTGCAGATCTTCACCACAAGAACACCGTGCATG GACGAGACCAGAGCCACAGTGGAAGTGAGGGAGGAGCCTGCTCAGATCCCAGACCCAGATGAGTTTGTGGCTCcagcccctcccccctcctaCTTCTCCACTTTCTACTCTTATACACCACGCCTGGCTCGCCG GATGCTTGGGGACAGTGTGATTCCTCTCCCTCACATCTACGGAGCGCGGATCAAAGGAGTGGAGGTCTTCTGTCCATTAGACCCCCCACCTCCATATGAAGCTGTTGCTACAAGCTCCACCAATACAGTCACACAG GAGACAGAGATTACTTTGACCGAGTTGACTATGACGCCAACAACTTCTCCACCAGGAGCCTCTGTTCAAG TCTTAGAGATGAGTCCCCAAATAGTATCTGCGTCACCGGGTGACCCTCAGCTGGCCAAGCCCCCGCCCCCGCCCCAGCCCCAGTCCCGGCCCCAGCCCCAGCCCCAgccccagccccagcctcctcctcagcagcagcagcagcagcagcagcagcagcagcagcagcagcagcagcagcaacagcccCCTCCAGCACTGATTCCCTGGAGGAAAACAAGGTTCCAGCGCTCCAACAGTGATCCAGTGTTGGACCTTGCTAAAG TGCAGAGCAGCGGCGACGGTCCTCTCGGCCCCTCTCCTCAGACCACAGATTCTTCCACCCAGACCTCCCAGCCCACGCTGGCGGCCCACACCCAAGGCCAAGTCACACTGCGACGGAGCAACAATGAGAGCAGGACGTCCCGCCGGCCCCGGCCCTCCTCCATGGTGGACCACCAGAGCTACCAACACACGCAGCAGCTGGTCAGGAAAATCCTGGAGCAGCCAGCAGCCCTGGGTCTGGCCCCCGAGGTCCAGGAGCTGGTGGACAGCATACGTAATGTCCTGCAGTCAGATCAAGAGCACATGGAGGAGGCTGTTCGCTGTGCCAGTTACATAGAACAG GTGTTCACTGACTCAGAGATAGGTTCCAGTCAGCCTAAACCTccccaacagcagcagcaggcaggaggcAGTTCCTCCCAGACTTTCCCTCGCCCCCCCAGGAGAAGGCCTGGTGTGCTGCACCTGCAGAGCTGTGGGGACCTCAGCTCCTTCACCTGTGCTGCACTCGAGTCTCTGGAACAGCGAGGAAACAGTAGAAAAGTGGGCTCTAGGGTGGGCTCTAGAGCGGGTTCAAGGGCAGGGTCAAGGACAGGGTCCCGTCTGGATCATCCTGAACGGCCTCACAGTCTGATCGGAGTCTTTAGAGAGACGGTGCTTTGA